A region of Gracilinanus agilis isolate LMUSP501 chromosome 3, AgileGrace, whole genome shotgun sequence DNA encodes the following proteins:
- the LOC123239798 gene encoding zinc finger protein OZF-like, translating to MLENVQNLHCVGLPVPREDFISCFQQGEAPWLLEQKDPRSSCPETDTNFEVRKISTKLSCFVEGSGLQRCMSESLSGFILREICDSTIKGTENPKRDCEFDETAEKFSQHSVLNQYTKLTSGNDCSQVSKYSKGFFEEIELVQSPEKTPEILMYLGKLGGMAFGSTLDLIRHPKTKHVEMGFVNNKDGRPFSQNSELGSHQIIHSGKKPYECKHCGKAFTLRSDLAAHQRIHTGGKPYECKQCGKAFTHRGSLAAHQRIHTGERPYECKQCGKTFTQRGNLAAHQRIHTGEKPYECKQCGKAFTRSGYLAIHQRIHTGEKPFECKQCGKTFIEKGSLATHQRMHTGEKPYECKHCGKAFTQSGPLATHQRIHTGEKPYECKHCGEAFTWKRDVVAHQRIHSGEKPYECKLCGKAFTQREHLAGHQRIHTGEKPYECKYCGKAFTHNTSLAAHQRIHTGEKPYDCKHCGKAFTERGSLSRHKRIHTGEKPYECKRCGKAFTQSSSLTAHQRIHTGEKPYECKHCGKAFTSRGNLAVHQRIHTGEKPHECK from the exons atgctggagaatgtgcagaatctaCACTGTGTGG GGCTTCCAGTTCCCAGAGAAGATTTTATCTCCTGTTTTCAGCAAGGGGAAGCACCATGGCTGCTAGAGCAAAAAGACCCAAGGAGCTCCTGTCCAG agacaGACACAAATTTTGAAGTGAGGAAGATATCTACCAAGCTGAGCTGTTTTGTGGAAGGATCTGGCCTCCAAAGATGCATGAGTGAAAGTCTTTCTGGcttcattttgagagaaatctgtgactctACTATCAAGGGAACTGAAAATCCAAAGAGGGACTGTGAATTTGATGAAACTGCAGAGAAATTCAGCCAACATTCAGTCCTAAATCAGTATACCAAATTGACTTCAGGAAATGACTGTTCTCAGGTTAGTAAATACAGCAAAGGCTTTTTTGAAGAAATAGAACTTGTTCAGTCTCCAGAGAAAACTCCTGAAATTCTCATGTATCTAGGTAAACTTGGGGGAATGGCCTTTGGCTCTACTTTAGACCTCATTAGACACCCTAAAACTAAACATGTAGAGATGGGTTTTGTGAATAATAAAGATGGGAGACCTTTCAGTCAGAACTCTGAGCTTGGTTCACATCAAATAATCCACTCTggaaagaaaccttatgaatgtaaacactgtggaaaggctttcacactgAGGAGtgatcttgctgcacatcagagaatccacactggagggaaaccttatgaatgtaaacaatgtggaaaggctttcacacacagaggctctcttgctgcacatcagagaatccacactggagaaagaccttatgaatgtaaacagtgtggaaagactttcacacagaggggcaatcttgctgcacatcagagaatccacactggagagaaaccttatgaatgtaaacaatgtggaaaggctttcactcgGAGTGGTTatcttgctatacatcagagaatccacactggtgagaaaccttttgaatgtaagcaatgtggaaagacttttatagagAAGGGCTCTcttgctacacatcagagaatgcacactggagagaaaccttatgaatgtaaacactgtggaaaggcatTCACTCAGAGTGGTCCTcttgctacacatcagagaatccacactggagagaaaccttatgaatgtaaacactgtggagaggctttcacatggaagagagatgttgttgcacatcagagaatccattctggagagaaaccttatgaatgcaaactctgtggaaaggctttcacacagagggaACATCTTGctggacatcagagaatccacactggagagaaaccttatgaatgtaaatactgtggaaaggctttcacacacaATACcagtcttgctgcacatcagagaatccacactggagagaaaccttatgactgtaaacactgtggaaaggcttttacagagAGGGGCTCTCTTTCTAGACATAAGAGAatacacactggagagaaaccttatgaatgtaaacgctgtggaaaggctttcacacaaagTTCAAGTCttactgcacatcagagaatccacactggagagaaaccttatgaatgtaaacactgtggaaaggcttttacatcGAGGGgcaatcttgctgtacatcagagaatccacactggagagaaacctcatgaatgTAAATAG